The region CTGGGCGCTATCCTGACAGGTGTGTTTGCTGATGAGAAAGCCAACTCCATCGTGGCAGGTCTGAAAGAAGGACTGCTGATGAATCAGTTGAAGGCCGTCGCCCTGACAATCCTCTGGAGCGTGGCTGCAACCGTGGTGATCACCATCATTGTGAAGCTGCTGGTAGGCCTTCGCCCAACGCCTGAAGTTGAGCAGATCGGTCTGGATCTGGCTGAGCACGGTGAGGCAGGTTACGAGCACTAAGATTTCGCAGGCATGCCCTGCGTGAGAGAAGCCGGAGCGTGAAAGCGCTCCGGCTTTTTTGTGCTCATTCAAAAGGAAAATACAAAGTGTTTGCTTACATGCTTGCCGATCCAGGTAAATGCTGGCTCAGATAATAGCTATCATGCTTTTCCCGGATGTTACTGCAGCAGCCTCCCGCCTTTGCTTAGCCTGTGGCATGTGCTGCAACGGGGTTTTATTCCACATCGTTCGCCTGCAGCAGGTGGATTCGGTGAAGCGGCTAGAGTCACTGGGGCTGAAGATCAATCGGAAGAAAAAAGAGCCGTATTTTAATCAGCCCTGCCGGTTTCTTGAGGACTGTACCTGCCAGATTTACAACGACAGGCCATCGCGATGCCGTTTGTTTGAGTGTCAGCAAATCAAGAAATTGAGTTCGGAAGAGACCTCAGAAAATCAAGCTCTCGAAATCATAGCGCTAGCGAAATCGAAAGTGGCACGGGTGGAACACCTTCTGCATGAATGTGGAAATGAAACACATGGGCGCCCATTGTTGGAGCGATGCCAGGAAGGCGTGACAAAAACTGGCGGAGTTGCGAAACGTGAACTGTGCGAAGCCGCACAAGAGCTGCACGATTTTTTGAATGTTCATTTCCG is a window of Prosthecobacter dejongeii DNA encoding:
- a CDS encoding YkgJ family cysteine cluster protein, which codes for MLFPDVTAAASRLCLACGMCCNGVLFHIVRLQQVDSVKRLESLGLKINRKKKEPYFNQPCRFLEDCTCQIYNDRPSRCRLFECQQIKKLSSEETSENQALEIIALAKSKVARVEHLLHECGNETHGRPLLERCQEGVTKTGGVAKRELCEAAQELHDFLNVHFRIEPTELTLG